The Myxococcota bacterium genome has a segment encoding these proteins:
- a CDS encoding SbcC/MukB-like Walker B domain-containing protein, which yields MPSSRRARGAREAAPRALDALGIELDAAKRDVDRLVEHRRHAEALAQAEAEARRAQQALDEATGQDGERRAALERARAEIAAADAALERARTAAAALGEKERDHAAVAATIARVDELAEGRARHARTAQQLERAAAERAEAESVARAARRVHEAVADAWRRGQAAILAATLADGEPCPVCGSAAHPHRAHAEEELPTQADVDCTRADAEATRERLAERERTHAALEAEARTHAGAVAALAAALGDAASADAAALRAREAALREELAALRDARGGLDAERARIDALRSRAERDERALEDARAALEALRSAAVEKEAHRQHALARLPEPYRAASAREEAIARAEKTRDTLAARIEAIRTEERAAAEASAKAEAAAQAAARVREQRASALERARARWRDALAASRFADDAAFAAAREHAGRIEVLAAEIQRHDDERVAAQALLRDREAAIGGCAEPELAPLRAAAAAADEARSASTSAYHRCASTLEALEAVRAKLDASAREQREIDEAYAAVGTLADVASGRNAHNLSLQRFVLSVLLDDVLIEADHRLALMSRSRYRLRRAEGVADGRRKAGLDLEVEDAWTGATRPVSTLSGGESFMAALALALGLSDVVQAYAGGIRLDTLFIDEGFGSLDPESLELAIQALLDLRASGRMVGVISHVAELRERIDVRLEVLASERGSRTRLVVP from the coding sequence GTGCCGAGCTCGAGGCGCGCGCGCGGAGCGCGCGAGGCCGCGCCGCGCGCGCTCGACGCGCTCGGCATCGAGCTCGACGCCGCGAAGCGCGACGTCGACCGCCTGGTCGAGCACCGGCGTCACGCGGAGGCGCTCGCGCAGGCCGAGGCCGAGGCGCGGCGCGCGCAGCAGGCGCTCGATGAAGCGACCGGGCAGGACGGCGAGCGCCGCGCCGCGCTCGAGCGGGCGCGCGCGGAGATCGCGGCGGCCGACGCCGCGCTCGAGCGCGCGCGCACCGCGGCCGCCGCGCTCGGCGAGAAGGAGCGCGACCACGCCGCGGTCGCGGCGACGATCGCGCGCGTCGACGAGCTCGCCGAGGGCCGCGCGCGACACGCGCGGACGGCGCAGCAGCTCGAGCGCGCGGCGGCCGAGCGGGCCGAGGCCGAGAGCGTCGCGCGCGCCGCGCGGCGCGTGCACGAAGCGGTGGCCGACGCGTGGCGGCGCGGCCAGGCCGCGATCCTCGCCGCGACGCTCGCCGACGGCGAGCCGTGCCCCGTGTGCGGGAGCGCCGCGCACCCGCATCGGGCGCACGCGGAAGAGGAGCTCCCCACGCAGGCCGACGTCGACTGCACGCGCGCCGACGCCGAGGCAACCCGCGAGCGCCTCGCGGAGCGCGAGCGCACGCACGCCGCCCTCGAGGCCGAGGCGCGCACGCACGCAGGCGCCGTCGCCGCACTCGCGGCCGCGCTCGGCGATGCGGCCTCCGCGGATGCCGCCGCGCTCCGCGCGCGCGAGGCCGCACTCCGCGAGGAGCTCGCCGCGCTGCGCGACGCGCGCGGCGGCCTCGACGCCGAGCGCGCGCGCATCGACGCGCTGCGCAGCCGAGCGGAGCGCGACGAGCGCGCGCTCGAGGACGCGCGCGCCGCGCTCGAGGCACTGCGCAGCGCGGCGGTCGAGAAGGAAGCGCACCGCCAGCACGCGCTCGCGCGCCTCCCCGAGCCGTATCGCGCGGCGAGTGCGCGCGAGGAGGCGATCGCGCGCGCCGAGAAGACGCGCGACACCCTGGCCGCGCGCATCGAGGCGATCCGCACCGAGGAGCGCGCCGCGGCCGAGGCCTCCGCCAAGGCGGAAGCCGCTGCCCAGGCGGCCGCGCGCGTGCGCGAGCAGCGGGCGAGCGCGCTCGAGCGCGCGCGCGCGCGCTGGCGCGACGCGCTCGCCGCGAGCCGCTTCGCGGACGACGCGGCCTTCGCCGCCGCGCGCGAGCACGCGGGCCGCATCGAGGTGCTCGCCGCGGAGATCCAGCGACACGACGACGAGCGCGTCGCGGCGCAGGCCCTGCTGCGCGACCGGGAGGCCGCGATCGGCGGATGCGCCGAGCCCGAGCTCGCGCCGCTGCGCGCCGCCGCCGCTGCCGCCGACGAGGCGAGGAGCGCCTCGACGAGCGCCTATCACCGCTGCGCCTCGACACTCGAAGCGCTCGAAGCGGTGCGCGCGAAGCTCGACGCCTCGGCGCGCGAGCAGCGCGAGATCGACGAGGCGTATGCCGCGGTCGGCACGCTCGCCGACGTCGCGAGCGGCCGGAACGCCCACAACCTGAGCCTGCAGCGCTTCGTGCTCTCGGTGCTGCTCGACGACGTGCTGATCGAGGCCGACCACCGGCTCGCGCTGATGAGCCGCAGCCGCTACCGGCTGCGGCGCGCCGAGGGCGTCGCGGACGGGCGGCGCAAGGCCGGGCTCGACCTCGAGGTCGAGGACGCGTGGACGGGAGCGACGCGCCCGGTCTCCACGCTGTCGGGGGGCGAGAGCTTCATGGCGGCGCTCGCGCTCGCGCTCGGCCTGTCCGACGTCGTGCAGGCCTACGCCGGCGGCATCCGGCTCGACACGCTGTTCATCGACGAGGGCTTCGGCAGCCTCGATCCGGAGTCGCTCGAGCTCGCCATCCAGGCGCTGCTCGACCTGCGCGCGTCGGGCCGGATGGTCGGGGTCATCTCGCACGTCGCCGAGCTGCGCGAGCGCATCGACGTGCGGCTCGAGGTGCTCGCCTCGGAGCGCGGCAGCCGGACGCGGCTCGTCGTCCCCTGA